The Metabacillus sediminilitoris genome window below encodes:
- the bcd gene encoding branched-chain amino acid dehydrogenase: protein MEIFKYMEQYDYEQLVFCQDKQSGLKAIIAIHDTTLGPALGGTRMWTYASEEEAIEDALRLARGMTYKNAAAGLNLGGGKTVIIGDPRKDKSEELFRAFGRYIQGLNGRYITAEDVGTTVEDMDLIHEETNYVTGISPAFGSSGNPSPVTAYGVYRGMKAAAKEAFGSDSLEGKVVAVQGVGNVAYSLCKHLHEEGAQLIVSDINKDAVRRAVEDFHAKAVDPNDIYGVECDIYAPCALGATINDVTIPQFKAKVIAGSANNQLRDTKHGDMIHEMGIVYAPDYVINAGGVINVADELYGYNSERALKKVEGIYNNIARVIEIAKRDNIPTYKAADRLAEERIERMRNSRSQFLQNGHHILSRKS, encoded by the coding sequence ATGGAAATTTTTAAATATATGGAGCAATATGATTATGAGCAATTGGTATTTTGCCAAGATAAACAATCGGGGTTAAAGGCGATTATTGCCATTCATGATACAACACTTGGGCCGGCTTTAGGTGGTACTCGCATGTGGACATATGCTTCAGAGGAAGAAGCGATTGAAGATGCTCTTCGTTTAGCACGCGGGATGACATATAAAAATGCTGCTGCTGGATTAAACCTAGGTGGTGGAAAAACGGTTATTATTGGTGACCCAAGAAAAGATAAAAGTGAAGAATTGTTCCGTGCCTTCGGTCGTTATATCCAAGGCTTAAATGGACGTTATATAACTGCAGAGGATGTTGGGACAACTGTTGAAGATATGGATCTTATCCATGAGGAAACAAATTATGTAACTGGAATTTCTCCTGCATTTGGTTCTTCAGGCAATCCTTCTCCCGTTACTGCGTATGGAGTTTATCGCGGCATGAAAGCTGCAGCAAAGGAAGCCTTTGGTTCAGATTCACTTGAAGGCAAGGTTGTTGCTGTTCAAGGTGTTGGAAATGTTGCGTACAGCCTATGTAAACATCTGCATGAAGAAGGTGCACAGTTAATTGTTTCTGATATAAACAAAGACGCTGTACGTCGAGCAGTAGAAGACTTTCATGCAAAAGCGGTAGATCCTAATGATATATACGGTGTGGAATGTGATATATATGCTCCATGTGCTCTTGGTGCAACAATAAATGATGTAACAATACCTCAATTTAAAGCAAAAGTCATTGCTGGTTCAGCAAACAACCAGTTAAGAGATACAAAGCATGGAGATATGATACATGAGATGGGCATTGTTTATGCACCAGATTATGTCATTAACGCCGGCGGAGTTATCAATGTGGCAGATGAATTATACGGCTATAACAGTGAACGTGCTCTTAAAAAGGTTGAAGGGATTTATAATAATATCGCACGAGTAATCGAAATTGCAAAACGAGATAATATTCCGACATATAAAGCAGCTGATCGCTTAGCTGAGGAGCGTATTGAACGCATGAGAAATTCACGAAGTCAATTCCTGCAAAATGGCCACCATATTTTAAGCCGAAAATCATAA
- the yqiS gene encoding phosphate butyryltransferase: protein MKLDYLLTEAAKMKGTVVAVASAEDEEVIEAVSEAIKRDLAQFILFGKREEILDLLHSKDIMKDQVQIIQARTQEQATELAVRSVYQKEASVLMKGNVPTAKLLKAVLNKEYGLRTGRVLSHVAIFEVPGIQNLKIVTDAAMNINPDLQQKEQIIQNAVEIARAIGIDTPKVAALAAVEVVNPSMQATLDAAALTIMNKRGQIKNCIIDGPLALDNAISLEAAEHKKIESEVAGKADVLLVPTIETGNVLYKSLIHFAKSKVGAVIAGAKAPIVLTSRSDSSESKLYSLALAIYSSQK, encoded by the coding sequence ATGAAGCTAGATTATCTGCTGACAGAAGCAGCAAAAATGAAGGGTACTGTCGTTGCAGTAGCTTCAGCAGAAGATGAAGAGGTAATTGAAGCCGTTTCTGAGGCGATAAAACGTGATCTTGCTCAATTCATACTCTTCGGAAAAAGAGAGGAAATTTTGGATCTCTTACATTCAAAGGACATCATGAAGGATCAGGTTCAAATTATTCAAGCGAGAACACAAGAACAAGCGACAGAATTAGCTGTAAGATCTGTATATCAAAAAGAAGCATCAGTCCTTATGAAAGGGAATGTGCCAACAGCCAAGCTTTTAAAAGCTGTATTAAATAAGGAATATGGTCTTAGAACTGGGCGTGTACTGTCACATGTAGCTATTTTTGAAGTTCCTGGTATTCAGAATTTAAAAATTGTAACTGATGCAGCAATGAATATTAATCCTGATTTACAACAAAAAGAACAAATCATTCAAAATGCTGTTGAAATTGCTAGAGCAATTGGAATAGATACACCTAAGGTTGCTGCATTAGCAGCTGTAGAGGTTGTAAATCCATCCATGCAAGCAACTCTTGATGCTGCTGCTCTTACAATAATGAACAAAAGGGGTCAAATCAAAAATTGTATTATCGATGGACCGTTAGCGCTGGACAATGCCATCTCGCTAGAAGCAGCAGAACATAAAAAGATTGAGAGTGAGGTAGCTGGAAAAGCAGATGTTTTGCTAGTTCCTACTATAGAAACAGGAAATGTTCTTTATAAATCTTTGATTCATTTTGCGAAATCAAAGGTTGGAGCTGTGATAGCTGGAGCAAAAGCACCAATTGTTTTAACAAGCCGATCAGATTCTTCTGAAAGCAAGCTTTACTCTTTAGCTCTCGCGATATATTCATCTCAAAAGTAA
- a CDS encoding sigma-54 interaction domain-containing protein — MQRVLIVGAGKGGTALLRRIIEKSILEVVAIVDLNNDAPGMKLARKLGVATRTEWTSVIKNNLNIIIDATGNDKVIEQLEKQKAPEVMMIPSTVAHIIFELIEEKEELITRLKEEAYKQQTIFNSTNDGMIVIDLQEKIILFNKRAEEMTEYPREKALGQKINDVISSSKLARTLSTREIELNQEQVLENGLKIITTRIPLIDEAGNLLGALSLFKDITEVVHLAEEVTNLKDIQVMLEAIIQSSEEAISVVDEEGHGLLINRAYTKMTGLTKEQIIGKPATADISEGESMHMKVLQTRRPVRGVRMKVGPAKRDVIVNVAPVIVNGKLKGSVGVIHDMSEIQTLTTELSRARQIIRTLEAKYSFEDIIGISEEMKMAIEQAKLGAKTPATVLLRGESGTGKELFAHAIHNASDRKYNKFIRVNCAAISETLLESELFGYEEGAFSGAKRGGKRGYFEEANNGSIFLDEIGELSANMQAKLLRVLQENEIVKVGGTKPLQINVRVIAATNINIEKAMSEGRFREDLYYRLNRYPISIPPLRDRKEDIRALCERLISKLNQVYGRNIESVTPQAIDILNRYDWPGNVRELENVLARAIIFMEHHESVIDATHIPVLEISPNERKIQQNISIVHNNEETLAEAVERVEAEVIKNSLEIHEYNRTKTAKALGISLRSLYYKMEKYNLANNSMQ; from the coding sequence ATGCAGCGAGTATTAATAGTTGGTGCGGGTAAAGGTGGAACAGCTTTATTAAGAAGGATTATTGAAAAAAGTATTTTGGAAGTTGTAGCAATAGTAGATCTAAATAATGATGCTCCGGGGATGAAATTAGCTAGAAAGCTTGGTGTTGCAACGAGGACTGAATGGACATCTGTCATTAAAAATAATCTTAATATTATAATTGATGCGACTGGAAACGATAAAGTCATAGAGCAATTAGAAAAGCAAAAAGCACCAGAGGTTATGATGATTCCTAGTACAGTGGCGCATATCATTTTTGAACTTATCGAAGAGAAGGAAGAATTAATAACGCGACTAAAAGAAGAGGCTTATAAGCAACAAACTATTTTTAATTCAACAAATGATGGCATGATTGTGATTGATTTGCAAGAAAAGATTATTTTATTTAATAAAAGAGCGGAGGAAATGACTGAATATCCACGTGAAAAAGCACTTGGACAAAAGATTAATGATGTTATTTCTTCAAGTAAGTTGGCGAGAACACTTAGTACTCGAGAAATCGAATTAAATCAAGAACAAGTACTTGAAAATGGACTTAAAATTATCACAACGCGTATTCCTTTGATTGATGAAGCAGGCAATCTGCTTGGTGCTTTATCACTTTTTAAAGATATTACAGAAGTTGTTCATCTAGCTGAAGAGGTAACGAATCTAAAGGATATACAAGTAATGCTTGAAGCGATTATTCAATCATCAGAGGAGGCAATTTCTGTTGTTGATGAAGAAGGTCATGGTTTGCTCATTAATCGAGCATATACAAAAATGACTGGCTTAACAAAAGAACAAATTATTGGAAAGCCGGCGACAGCTGATATTTCAGAAGGTGAAAGTATGCATATGAAAGTACTGCAAACAAGACGTCCTGTACGCGGTGTTAGAATGAAGGTAGGTCCTGCTAAACGAGATGTTATCGTGAATGTTGCTCCTGTTATCGTTAATGGAAAGCTAAAAGGGAGTGTAGGTGTTATTCATGACATGTCTGAAATCCAAACGCTGACAACGGAACTAAGTCGGGCAAGACAAATCATTCGTACCTTGGAAGCAAAGTATTCATTTGAAGACATTATTGGCATAAGTGAAGAAATGAAAATGGCCATTGAACAGGCAAAATTAGGAGCAAAAACACCTGCTACTGTCCTTCTTAGAGGTGAGTCTGGTACTGGGAAAGAGCTTTTTGCACATGCTATCCATAATGCAAGTGATCGTAAATATAACAAATTTATTCGGGTTAATTGTGCTGCAATATCTGAAACTCTCTTAGAGAGTGAACTTTTTGGCTATGAAGAAGGTGCATTCTCAGGAGCAAAACGAGGTGGGAAAAGAGGATACTTTGAGGAAGCGAATAATGGAAGTATCTTTTTGGACGAAATAGGGGAATTATCGGCAAACATGCAAGCGAAGCTTCTTCGCGTATTACAGGAAAATGAAATTGTAAAAGTCGGTGGAACAAAGCCATTGCAGATTAATGTCCGGGTGATTGCTGCAACAAATATAAATATTGAGAAAGCTATGTCTGAAGGTAGGTTTCGCGAAGATTTATACTATCGCTTAAATCGTTATCCGATTTCAATACCGCCGCTCAGAGACCGAAAAGAAGACATTCGTGCATTATGCGAGAGGTTAATTAGTAAATTAAATCAAGTTTATGGGAGAAATATCGAAAGTGTAACACCCCAAGCAATTGATATTCTTAATCGATATGATTGGCCTGGTAATGTAAGAGAGCTTGAGAATGTGTTAGCTCGAGCGATTATTTTTATGGAACACCATGAATCGGTTATTGATGCGACACATATCCCAGTACTTGAAATTTCGCCAAATGAAAGAAAAATACAACAAAATATATCAATTGTTCATAATAATGAGGAGACATTAGCTGAGGCAGTTGAACGTGTTGAAGCTGAAGTCATTAAAAATTCTTTAGAGATTCATGAGTATAATCGGACAAAAACAGCGAAAGCATTAGGGATATCGTTGAGAAGCTTATATTATAAGATGGAAAAATATAACCTTGCAAATAACAGCATGCAATAA
- a CDS encoding DUF2627 domain-containing protein has product MSRILALFIMVIPAFLAAYGVKLMRDMTFGILQPPIPFLWLQFLIGVILFLGGLSFVAGFIFYRDRKQNRVQKRFTKK; this is encoded by the coding sequence ATGTCTAGAATTCTTGCACTTTTCATTATGGTCATACCTGCCTTTCTAGCTGCATATGGAGTTAAACTCATGAGAGATATGACATTTGGAATTCTTCAACCTCCAATTCCATTTTTGTGGCTTCAATTTTTAATTGGGGTTATTTTATTTCTAGGTGGTCTAAGCTTTGTTGCGGGGTTTATTTTTTACAGAGATCGAAAACAAAATAGAGTTCAAAAGAGATTTACTAAGAAATAA
- a CDS encoding glycerophosphodiester phosphodiesterase has protein sequence MTLIIGHRGSAGSFPENTMISFKAAMDAGADGIELDVQMTKDGEIVVIHDEKVDRTTNGTGFVKDLTLTEISRLDASYTFPEYKGSANVPTLKEVLEWATTRDSCIVNVELKNGIIDYPNIEEKTIELINHFNLQKRVIISSFNHYSLVKCKEISSDIETAILYMVGLYKPWNYAISIGAKGLHPHYYAANPKIILESQQCGIDVRPFTVNEIDTINSLFKNKCSAIITDFPELAAQLKKHNE, from the coding sequence ATGACATTAATAATTGGACATAGAGGTTCTGCTGGGAGTTTTCCAGAAAATACGATGATATCTTTTAAGGCAGCAATGGATGCAGGGGCAGACGGTATTGAATTAGATGTCCAAATGACAAAAGATGGAGAGATCGTCGTAATCCATGATGAAAAAGTAGACCGTACAACAAATGGTACAGGATTTGTGAAAGATTTAACGTTAACTGAAATCTCTCGATTAGATGCAAGCTATACATTTCCTGAATATAAAGGGTCCGCAAATGTACCTACCTTAAAGGAAGTACTAGAATGGGCAACAACACGAGATTCATGTATCGTTAACGTCGAATTGAAAAATGGGATCATTGACTATCCAAATATTGAAGAGAAAACAATAGAGTTGATCAATCATTTCAATCTTCAGAAAAGAGTCATTATCTCATCATTTAACCACTACAGTTTGGTTAAATGTAAGGAGATTTCATCTGACATTGAAACAGCCATTTTATATATGGTAGGGTTATATAAACCTTGGAATTATGCAATAAGTATTGGTGCAAAAGGTTTACACCCACATTATTATGCTGCAAATCCGAAGATTATTTTAGAATCGCAGCAATGTGGAATAGATGTCCGTCCATTTACAGTAAATGAGATAGATACAATAAACAGCCTTTTTAAAAATAAATGTTCAGCGATAATTACTGATTTTCCTGAATTAGCTGCTCAGTTAAAAAAACATAATGAATAA
- a CDS encoding YycC family protein, translating into MRPLQISAETAQKLAESLNVPLEQVMHMPQHILLAKLAELNTNKDSEKKD; encoded by the coding sequence ATGAGACCATTACAAATATCTGCTGAAACAGCACAAAAACTTGCTGAGTCATTGAATGTTCCACTTGAACAAGTTATGCATATGCCGCAGCATATACTACTTGCTAAGCTTGCAGAATTAAATACCAATAAAGATTCGGAAAAGAAAGACTAA
- a CDS encoding ABC transporter ATP-binding protein, translating to MSILTLQDISKTFSGIEVIKNLNMQVNDGEFVSILGPSGSGKSTLFSLIGGILTPEKGTILLEDDIINGRTGSISYMPQSSSLLPWRTVLQNVLLGQELTAKKNKEKAMQMLEKAGLTSYVHAYPHELSGGMKQRVSFIRALLSPQPLILLDEPFSALDELTRLDMQKWLLSMWENNRQTVLFITHNIEEALFLSDRIVILSNKPASIVSEFVIPFKRPRDEELFLTEEFLEWRRKIYRTLKV from the coding sequence ATGAGCATATTAACCTTGCAGGATATTTCAAAAACATTTTCAGGAATTGAAGTCATCAAGAACCTTAATATGCAAGTAAATGACGGCGAATTTGTATCGATACTTGGACCTTCCGGGAGTGGGAAAAGCACACTCTTTTCTTTGATTGGTGGAATTCTTACACCTGAAAAAGGAACGATTTTACTAGAAGATGACATCATTAATGGGAGAACAGGCTCAATTAGCTATATGCCGCAATCGTCTTCTTTACTTCCTTGGAGAACGGTTTTACAAAATGTTCTTCTTGGTCAGGAGTTAACTGCCAAAAAGAATAAGGAAAAAGCTATGCAAATGCTAGAAAAAGCCGGTTTAACTTCATATGTCCATGCTTATCCACATGAACTGTCAGGCGGAATGAAGCAGCGTGTTTCATTTATTAGAGCGTTGTTAAGTCCGCAGCCGCTTATTTTACTCGATGAACCATTTTCTGCTTTAGATGAACTAACCCGTCTTGATATGCAGAAATGGCTATTATCAATGTGGGAAAACAATCGTCAAACAGTTTTATTTATCACACATAATATTGAGGAAGCCTTATTTTTATCGGATCGTATTGTTATTCTTTCAAATAAACCTGCATCGATTGTGAGTGAATTTGTGATACCGTTTAAGAGACCTCGAGATGAAGAACTTTTTCTTACTGAAGAATTCTTGGAGTGGAGAAGAAAAATTTATCGTACATTAAAGGTGTGA
- a CDS encoding ABC transporter permease — MKTNYLKGWRPIIVLLLFFFLWEILVKKTNVPEWLLPAPSKIIKEMITGWESFSGHLLATTKLGFSGFAIGVCIGLLTAVLLHVVPFVRESVYPLLILSQNVPVIVLAPLLVIWFGFGVLPKMIVITLVCFFPVTVAALDGFKQTASDLIHYMKMSGASRQQLFWKLELPHALPAIFSGIKISATYSIMGAVISEWLGAKEGVGVYMTLASSSFRADRVFVAIFAIMALSLIFFAIIMLLERLLIRWQLKGAK; from the coding sequence ATGAAAACGAACTACTTGAAGGGATGGAGACCGATTATTGTTCTCCTTCTTTTCTTTTTTCTTTGGGAAATTCTTGTTAAAAAGACTAATGTCCCTGAGTGGCTTTTACCAGCACCATCTAAGATTATCAAAGAAATGATCACAGGCTGGGAAAGCTTTTCGGGACACTTGCTCGCGACAACAAAGCTTGGATTTTCAGGTTTTGCAATCGGAGTTTGTATAGGATTATTAACGGCAGTGTTACTACATGTGGTTCCATTTGTGAGAGAGTCTGTTTATCCATTGCTCATTCTATCACAAAATGTCCCGGTAATTGTTTTAGCACCCCTTCTCGTCATATGGTTTGGTTTCGGTGTTTTGCCGAAAATGATCGTTATTACACTTGTCTGCTTTTTTCCGGTTACTGTTGCAGCACTTGATGGCTTTAAACAAACAGCTTCTGATTTAATCCATTACATGAAAATGTCAGGTGCCAGTCGTCAACAATTGTTTTGGAAGCTGGAACTGCCACACGCACTTCCAGCGATTTTTTCTGGAATTAAAATTTCTGCTACATATAGCATTATGGGAGCGGTTATTTCTGAATGGCTCGGAGCCAAAGAGGGGGTTGGGGTATACATGACACTAGCTTCTTCTTCATTTCGAGCTGATCGTGTGTTTGTTGCAATATTTGCCATTATGGCTCTTAGTCTCATATTCTTCGCAATCATTATGCTATTAGAACGCTTACTTATTAGATGGCAGTTAAAAGGAGCTAAATGA
- a CDS encoding thiamine-binding protein, which translates to MTNALISIQIIPKTKNGEDVIPYVDEAIKIIAEAGVKYEVHPLETTMEGELPQLFTIITKMNERMIEMGSRNVISQVKILYQPTGIAMDDLTEKYR; encoded by the coding sequence ATGACCAATGCATTAATCAGCATACAAATTATCCCGAAAACAAAAAATGGTGAGGATGTCATTCCATATGTGGATGAAGCAATTAAAATCATTGCTGAAGCAGGTGTGAAATATGAGGTACATCCATTGGAAACCACAATGGAAGGTGAGCTTCCTCAATTATTTACTATTATTACAAAAATGAATGAGCGCATGATCGAAATGGGAAGCCGAAATGTAATCTCTCAAGTGAAAATCTTATATCAGCCAACTGGAATTGCAATGGATGATTTAACGGAGAAATACCGCTAA
- a CDS encoding ABC transporter substrate-binding protein: MKKWIVLLCSLGLLLAGCANGQDTAKKDQNTKKNEKITVVLDWTANTNHTGLYVAQEKGYFKEEGLDVEIIMPGETGADQLVASGKADYGVSYQESITQARVQGVPLVSIAAVIQHNTSGFASPAEKNIKSPKDFAGKTYGGWGAPVEKSVISSLMNQEDANVEDVSIVNIGDADFFTAVKRDIDFAWIYYGWTGIEAELRGEKINMIYLTDYSENLDYYTPVLATNEEKLETNPEQAKKFLSAVSKGYKYAIENPDQAADILIKAAPDLDPELVKKSQEWLASRYQDDAPRWGEQKQEVWENYANWMYENKLLEKQLDAEKAFTNEYLPK, encoded by the coding sequence ATGAAAAAATGGATCGTGCTGCTTTGTTCACTTGGTCTTCTCCTTGCAGGGTGTGCAAATGGACAAGATACAGCAAAAAAAGATCAGAATACGAAGAAGAATGAGAAAATTACAGTTGTGCTTGATTGGACGGCAAATACAAATCATACAGGTTTATATGTTGCACAAGAAAAAGGATATTTTAAAGAGGAAGGCTTAGATGTTGAAATCATTATGCCAGGAGAAACAGGCGCTGATCAGCTCGTTGCTTCAGGTAAAGCAGACTATGGTGTAAGCTATCAAGAAAGTATTACTCAAGCTCGTGTGCAAGGAGTACCACTTGTTTCAATTGCAGCAGTCATTCAACACAATACATCAGGTTTTGCTTCACCAGCTGAAAAAAATATTAAATCTCCAAAGGATTTCGCAGGGAAAACATATGGAGGATGGGGAGCACCTGTTGAGAAATCAGTCATCTCATCATTGATGAATCAGGAAGATGCAAATGTTGAAGATGTTTCGATTGTAAATATTGGAGATGCTGACTTTTTTACAGCAGTAAAACGCGATATTGATTTTGCATGGATTTATTATGGTTGGACAGGTATTGAAGCTGAGTTACGCGGTGAAAAAATTAATATGATTTATTTAACTGACTATAGTGAAAATCTTGATTATTATACACCTGTGCTAGCTACGAATGAAGAGAAACTTGAAACAAATCCAGAACAAGCAAAGAAATTTTTATCTGCTGTTTCAAAAGGTTATAAGTATGCAATTGAAAACCCAGACCAGGCAGCGGACATCTTAATCAAAGCTGCTCCAGACTTAGATCCTGAATTAGTAAAGAAAAGTCAAGAATGGTTAGCTTCTCGCTATCAAGATGATGCACCGAGATGGGGGGAACAAAAGCAGGAAGTTTGGGAAAACTATGCAAATTGGATGTACGAAAATAAATTATTAGAAAAACAACTAGATGCAGAGAAAGCATTTACAAACGAATATTTACCAAAGTAA
- a CDS encoding helix-turn-helix domain-containing protein, producing the protein MTAYKAKKSNLKELLSKSNTELDVLATNTNIPMEQLTAYLDTKVMSLNNAMSISKELNCTIEDLYVWKVSEE; encoded by the coding sequence TTGACTGCATATAAAGCTAAGAAAAGTAATCTTAAAGAACTTTTATCAAAAAGCAACACTGAGCTTGATGTTCTTGCGACTAATACGAATATTCCAATGGAACAACTTACAGCGTATCTTGATACTAAGGTCATGAGTTTGAATAATGCAATGAGTATATCAAAAGAATTAAACTGTACAATAGAAGATCTTTATGTATGGAAAGTTTCTGAGGAGTGA
- the spo0A gene encoding sporulation transcription factor Spo0A, with translation MSKIKVCIVDDNRELVGLLEEYLSSQDDIEVLGVAYNGQECLNMLKDKEPDVLVLDIIMPHLDGLGVLEKLRQADRPQPNVIMLTAFGQEDVTKKAVDLGAAYFILKPFDMEGLASHIRQVSGNAAPLIKRSSSSIRTSNESQGKGKNLDASITSIIHEIGVPAHIKGYMYLREAISMVYNDIELLGSITKVLYPDIAKKYNTTASRVERAIRHAIEVAWSRGNIESISSLFGYTVSMTKAKPTNSEFIAMVADKLRLEHKAS, from the coding sequence GTGAGTAAAATAAAAGTATGTATAGTTGATGATAATCGAGAACTTGTTGGTTTATTAGAGGAATATCTTTCTAGTCAAGATGATATCGAAGTTCTTGGTGTTGCTTACAATGGCCAAGAATGTTTAAATATGTTAAAAGATAAAGAACCAGATGTACTAGTATTAGATATTATTATGCCTCATTTGGACGGTTTAGGAGTTTTAGAAAAGTTACGACAAGCTGATCGTCCTCAGCCAAACGTCATTATGCTAACAGCATTTGGTCAAGAGGATGTGACGAAAAAAGCAGTTGATCTTGGTGCAGCTTACTTTATTCTAAAGCCATTTGATATGGAAGGATTAGCAAGTCATATTCGTCAAGTAAGCGGGAATGCAGCACCGCTTATTAAACGATCAAGCTCATCGATCAGAACTTCGAATGAATCACAAGGAAAAGGTAAAAACCTTGACGCTAGTATTACAAGCATCATTCATGAAATCGGAGTTCCGGCACATATTAAAGGATATATGTACTTACGTGAAGCCATTTCAATGGTTTATAATGATATCGAATTATTAGGATCCATTACAAAAGTGTTATATCCTGACATTGCAAAAAAATACAATACAACAGCATCACGTGTAGAACGTGCTATCCGCCATGCAATTGAAGTAGCATGGAGTCGTGGAAATATCGAATCGATCTCTTCGTTATTTGGATATACGGTAAGCATGACAAAAGCGAAACCAACAAATTCAGAATTTATCGCGATGGTTGCGGATAAATTACGCTTGGAACATAAAGCTTCTTGA
- the spoIVB gene encoding SpoIVB peptidase → MSLGFVKEVKEYINIPTSVTVFESQHVTVQNSIPVNASEIAEEAFTVQKNSDGKTIDVHGKKAGEGAVVFDLAGFPVKKVGVNVLPDFKVIPGGQSIGVKLNTLGVLVVGHHQINTPEGNKSPGEIAGVQVGDIITNINGKKIEQMSDVTPFIQEAGKSGKPLDLVLNREEKEIKTKLYPLKDENDRSFRIGLYIRDSAAGIGTMTFFDPKSKKYGALGHVISDMDTKKPIVVEDGQIVRSTVTSIEKGSNGNPGEKLARFSGDREVIGNITRNSPFGIFGKLRQDINNGVMDEALPIALSNEVKEGPAKILTVVNNDKVEQFDVEVVSSVPQKFPATKGMVIKITDKELLEKTGGIVQGMSGSPIIQNGKVIGAVTHVFVNDPTSGYGVHIEWMLNEAGIDIYSKQKVS, encoded by the coding sequence ATGAGTTTAGGATTTGTAAAAGAAGTAAAAGAATACATTAATATCCCTACTAGTGTGACTGTTTTTGAATCACAACATGTGACCGTGCAAAACTCGATTCCTGTAAATGCATCCGAGATAGCAGAAGAAGCATTTACAGTTCAAAAAAATAGTGATGGTAAAACAATTGATGTACATGGAAAAAAAGCTGGTGAAGGTGCGGTTGTATTTGATCTAGCAGGTTTTCCAGTAAAAAAGGTAGGTGTTAATGTTCTACCTGATTTTAAAGTGATTCCTGGTGGACAGTCAATTGGTGTAAAATTGAATACTCTTGGTGTATTGGTGGTAGGACATCACCAAATAAATACCCCTGAAGGAAATAAGTCTCCCGGTGAGATTGCTGGCGTACAGGTTGGAGACATCATTACAAATATAAATGGCAAGAAAATTGAACAAATGAGTGATGTGACACCATTTATTCAAGAAGCAGGAAAATCTGGTAAACCTCTTGATTTAGTCCTTAATAGGGAAGAGAAGGAAATAAAAACGAAGCTATATCCTTTAAAGGATGAGAATGATCGGTCATTCCGAATTGGCTTATATATTCGTGATTCAGCTGCAGGAATTGGCACAATGACTTTTTTTGATCCAAAATCGAAAAAATATGGTGCTTTAGGTCATGTTATTTCAGATATGGATACAAAAAAGCCGATAGTAGTTGAAGATGGACAAATTGTCCGATCGACAGTAACTTCTATTGAAAAAGGGAGTAATGGAAATCCTGGTGAAAAGCTTGCACGGTTTTCAGGAGATCGTGAAGTGATCGGAAATATAACTCGAAATAGCCCATTTGGAATTTTTGGTAAACTTCGTCAAGATATCAATAATGGAGTTATGGATGAGGCACTCCCAATCGCACTTTCAAATGAAGTGAAAGAAGGACCGGCTAAAATCCTTACTGTTGTTAACAATGATAAGGTTGAACAATTTGACGTTGAGGTTGTTAGTTCTGTCCCTCAAAAGTTTCCGGCAACAAAAGGGATGGTCATAAAAATAACGGATAAAGAACTATTAGAAAAGACCGGCGGAATTGTTCAAGGAATGAGCGGTAGTCCAATTATTCAAAATGGGAAAGTAATTGGTGCTGTAACACATGTATTTGTAAATGATCCGACGAGTGGTTACGGAGTCCATATTGAATGGATGTTAAATGAAGCAGGAATTGATATTTATTCAAAACAGAAAGTTAGTTAA